A stretch of Pseudolysobacter antarcticus DNA encodes these proteins:
- a CDS encoding IS3 family transposase (programmed frameshift) produces MKKRFSEEQIIGFLREAEAGLSVKDLCRRHGFSEASYYLWRSKFGGMRVPEAKRLRELETENTRLKKLLAESMLEIEITREILRKKLVSAPARRLAVRQIVDQGLSERRALRVMRMSASALRYEPAPDRNVALREHILGLAHRHTRYGAGMIYLKLRQAGLRVNHKRVDRLYALAKLQVKRRKRKKVPVAERQPLVRPLAANQVWSMDFVFDRTAEGRVIKCLTIVDDATHESVAIVPERAIGGHPLTRILDQLRSTRGLPKVIRTDNGKEFCSRAMVVWAHARGVTLRLIEPGKPNQNAYIESFNGRFRDECLNEHWFTSMAHAKVVIEAWRREYNQERPKKGLGGMTPAAYAKQMAERTVTITTGL; encoded by the exons GTGAAGAAGCGTTTTTCGGAAGAACAGATCATTGGCTTTTTGCGTGAAGCGGAAGCGGGCCTTTCGGTAAAGGACCTGTGTCGGCGGCACGGCTTCTCAGAGGCGAGCTACTACCTGTGGCGCAGCAAATTTGGCGGCATGAGAGTCCCGGAGGCCAAGCGCCTGCGTGAGCTGGAGACGGAGAATACGCGGCTGAAGAAGTTGCTGGCCGAGTCGATGCTGGAGATCGAAATCACGCGGGAAATCCTGAGAAAAAAGT TGGTGAGCGCACCGGCACGTCGGCTGGCGGTGCGGCAGATAGTGGATCAGGGGCTGAGTGAGCGCAGGGCCTTGCGGGTGATGCGCATGAGCGCCAGTGCGTTGCGCTATGAACCGGCGCCGGACCGCAACGTGGCGTTGCGTGAGCACATTCTTGGCCTGGCACATCGACATACGCGCTATGGCGCCGGGATGATCTACCTGAAGCTGCGTCAGGCGGGTCTGCGGGTCAATCACAAACGGGTTGATCGGCTGTACGCCCTGGCGAAGCTGCAGGTGAAGCGGCGCAAGCGCAAAAAGGTGCCTGTGGCCGAACGTCAGCCGCTGGTGCGTCCGCTGGCCGCGAACCAGGTGTGGTCAATGGATTTCGTGTTTGATCGTACCGCCGAGGGGCGCGTGATCAAATGCCTGACGATCGTCGATGACGCCACGCATGAGTCTGTCGCCATCGTGCCGGAGCGTGCGATCGGCGGACATCCGCTGACGCGCATCCTGGATCAGCTTCGCAGTACCCGCGGGCTGCCCAAGGTGATTCGCACGGACAATGGCAAGGAGTTTTGTAGCCGTGCCATGGTGGTCTGGGCACACGCGCGTGGCGTGACCCTGCGCTTGATCGAACCCGGCAAGCCGAATCAAAACGCCTACATCGAATCGTTCAATGGCCGGTTTCGCGATGAATGCTTGAACGAGCACTGGTTCACGAGCATGGCCCACGCCAAGGTCGTGATCGAAGCGTGGCGCCGCGAATACAACCAGGAGCGACCGAAGAAAGGTCTTGGCGGGATGACGCCTGCTGCCTATGCAAAACAGATGGCTGAAAGAACAGTTACGATAACCACCGGACTCTAA